TTGGTGAAAGAGATGGATTTGATCAATGCGATCAATGCACTCCATGATACCTTTCAATTACAAGAGAGAAATGCTACATTCAGAGTAGGTTAACTTTAGAGGAGAGTGAGAAGATTGAATTTTGGCCGTGTTTCTACGGCGATGGTGACCCCATTTGACCGTAAAGGAAATATCGACTTTGCAAAAACGACCCAGTTGATCCACTATTTGATTGACAATGGTTCAGATTCGTTGGTAGTGGGGGGAACGACAGGTGAATCCCCGACTTTGACGAAAGAGGAGAAAGTGGCTCTGTTCAGACATACCGTAAAAGTTGTGGACGGAAGGGTGCCGGTCATTGCCGGTACAGGCAGCAATAACACCCATTCCTCCATCGAACTGACAAAGAAAGCGGAAGAAGCAGGCGTAGATGCAGTGATGCTTGTGACTCCTTACTATAACAAACCGAGCCAGGAAGGGATGTATCAGCACTTTAAAGCAATCGCTGAATCAACACTACTCCCTGTCATGCTCTACAATATTCCGGGCCGTTCGAGCGTGAACATGCTGCCAGAAACGATCATCCGTCTTTCGGAAATTGAAAATATCACCGCTGTGAAAGAGGCAAGCGGGGATCTCGACAGTATGACAGAAATCATCTCCCGTACAAGCGACGATTTTCTGCTGTACAGTGGGGATGATGGTCTCACACTTCCTATTTTATCAGTGGGCGGCACCGGCGTGGTATCCGTCGCATCCCACGTGATCGGCAATCATATGCAGGAGATGATCTCTTTATTTGTTGAAGGGAATCCAGTTGAAGCAGCTGTCATGCATCAAAAGCTGCTCCCGGTCATGAAAGGGTTATTTACAAGTCCAAACCCTACTCCTGTAAAAACGGCCCTTCAAATCAACGGCCTTGATGTCGGGTCTGTCCGACTGCCATTGATTCCGCTTACGGAAGTGGAGCGTGCCAAACTTTCACAAGTACTGCAGACATTATCCTGAGACAGCTGCAATTCATCCAGGGTATAAAAAAGACGAAGCATACATTTTCAGGATAATAAAAATCCGGACGATCAATCGACACCCATAATTGGGTATCGGTTCCGTTCGGATTTTTTATTTAAAAGGCTGTTTTCCCAATGATTGTTGATATTATCAGACGTAAATGTGAGTATTTTAGGTAATTTGAGACTGTGGAATAAAAAAATGCCATAGCAGTGAACCAAAGACAATGTACTTGAATGACGTTGATCACTACTATTCAGAAGATGAATAATCAGTTAATCCAGTGGATTTTTGGTTTTTATCTTCGATGGTTGATTCTCGCTGCAGATGCTCGACTCCTGCGGGAACTGATGGACAGTCCGAAAAGCGGAGGCGGCTTGTTCAGCTCCGACAAGCATAAGATGAATGGGTTGTGAAGGCGGTCTTTACCTTCATGGACCATTTAGCTTATGACCTCGAGGGGCTCACCGCCATCCCCGCGGAAAGCGAGCATCTATCGCTGCAATCAACCGCATCTCGCTTGTTCAAAAGCCACAATGTTTACGAAAACAGCCTTTTTAAAAAAACACCATGACTGATCCAATTTCATTTTTCCCCCCGCTCTTCGTGCCAGTTGTCACCCCACCCCAAAATGCATGTATTTATCCATCAAAAGAAGGAAATTCACCCCCGCTATCGAAATAATAACGTAGAAGAGTAAATTGCAGTCTTTTTCCTCATCACACAGGATAAAATTGGTTGTACTACCAAAATAGTATCAAGTATAATGTACATAACTGATTGAAGATCGGGGAAGGCACAGCATAGGAGGACACAAAAGTGGGTAAGACAAAGAATGAAAGTATCAAAATCATTCCATTAGGTGGAGTGGGGGAAATTGGAAAGAATATGTATGTAATTGAAGTGGATCAGGAGATATTCGTGATCGATGCGGGGCTTATGTTTCCTGAGAATGAAATGCTCGGAATCGATATCGTTATCCCGGATATCCAGTATCTGATTGAAAACAAAGAGCGGGTAAAAGGAATTTTCCTGACTCACGGCCATGAGGACAGCATTGGCGCAATTTCTTATCTCATTGGGAAAATCAAAGCGCCTGTCTACGGGACAAGACTCACAAATGCACTCGTTAAGGCGAGAATGAAGGATGAACATGTCCGAGAAGATGTGAAGTTCTACACTGTTCACTCTGATAGTCATCTGACGTTTGACGGGGTAAGCGTCACGTTCTTTAAAACGACTCATAGCATTCCTGATTCTGTAGGGGTATGTATCCATACATCAGAGGGTGTCATCGTCCATACCGGGGAATTTAAATTCGATCAGTCTGCCAAGCATTTCTATCGACCTGATTTAGGAAAGATGGCTCAAATTGGCGAGAAGGGCGTTCTTTGCCTTCTGTCAGACAGCATCGGGGCTGAAAGACCGGGCTACACCACTTCCGAGGCGGTGATGGAGCAGCACATCACGAAGTCTCTCCGTACAGCATCAGGAAGGGTCATCGTGGCATGCTTTGCTTCTAATTTAATCCGTCTGCAGCAAGTGTTTGATGCCGCCGAGCAGAATAAACGCAAAGTCGCAGTAGTGGGGAAAAGCTTGAAGCGTGTGTATGATGTAGCGTTGAAACTTGGATATCTTCACGTCCGTGATGAAATGATCATCGGGATTGACGAAATAGAAGAATATCCAAAGGATGAAATCCTCATCATCGCAACAGGAACGCAAGGTGAGCCGTTTGAGGCCCTTCAACGGATGTCAAAACGCTCCCATCGCCTGGTGAATATCGAAGAAGGCGATACCGTCCTCATTACCGCAAACCCTTCCCCTGGCATGGAAGTGATCACAGGGAAAACGATCGATATGCTTTACCGTGCAGGGGCAGAGGTGTTGATCCCTACTAAGGAAGAACAGGTTTCAGGGCACGGAAGCCAGGAAGATTTGAAATTCATGCTGAATATCATGAAACCGAAATATTTCATCCCGATCCAGGGAGAATACAAGATGCTGGTCGCCCATACGCAGGTGGCCCATGACACCGGACTTCCTTATAAACAAATCTTCATCCTGGATAAAGGGGATGTACTTCAATATAAGGATGGAAAGATGCGCATGAACGGCAGGGTACAGGCTGGAAATGTGCTGATCGACGGCATCGGTGTGGGAGACGTGGGCAATATCGTGCTCCGTGATCGAAAGCTGTTGTCAGAAGACGGTGTCTTTACGGTTGTTGTCACCATCAACCGTAAATCCAAATCGATTGTTTCAGGACCGGAAATCATATCGAGGGGCTTCGTTTATGTGCGGGAGTCTGAGGAATTGATGGGAGAAGCGGGTGATATCGTCGCAAGCGTCGTCCACTCATACTTACAAAAGGGCTCTTTCGAATGGACAACGATCAAGCAGGATATCAGGGATCAGCTCAATTATTACCTGTTTAACAAAACGAGAAGAAGACCGATGATCCTGCCGATCATCATGGAAGTATAATGGAAGAGGCTGCTTGTTTATGCAAGCAGCCTCTTTTTTTGTGAGCGGATCCCCAAACATAAAAAGTATGAAAACACACCATTAATAAGATAATAACAATAGAATGGGAATGAAAAGGAGATGTTTTCATGGAAGAGAATACGTTATCGATGGGAGATCAGCCGAATAAAGGGCAGGATGATCATAAAGAGAAGCCATCAGGGTTGATGGAAAAGATCCAGCAATTGGGACAGACGAGTGTCCCTCAATTATCCCAGGACTCAAATATCCATTGTTTGACGATTGTCGGTCAGATTGAAGGACATATGCAGCTTCCACCCCAAAATAAAACAACGAAATATGAACACGTCATCCCCCAGCTCGTTGCAATCGAGCAAAATCCAAAGATCGAGGGATTGGTTGTCATTTTGAACACCGTGGGCGGGGATGTAGAGGCGGGCTTGGCCATTTCCGAAATGATTGCATCCCTCTCGAAACCGACCGTTTCTGTCGTCTTGGGCGGGGGGCACAGCATAGGTGTCCCGATAGCTGTATCATGCAATTTTTCTTATATTGCAAGCACGGCCACGATGACGATCCATCCGGTGAGATTGACAGGACTGGTCATCGGTGTTCCGCAAACATTTGAATATCTTGACAAAATGCAGGAGCGGGTGGTCAGCTTCGTTACGAAGCACAGCAATGTGTCTGAAGAAGATTTTAAAGATCTGATGTTTGCCAAAGGAAACCTGACACGTGACATTGGGACGAATGTTGTAGGGGAGGATGCCGTTGGCTACGGATTAATTGACGGTATAGGAGGAATTGGGTCGGCAATCAAGAAAATCAATGAGTTGATCGATATCAAGAAGCAGGCAGATCAACAAGAGGGATTGGTTCAATGATTCTTTATACAATGGTTCCGGATGACCTTATCTATCCGACAGATGAGAGTGTGTTTTCTGGCCAGATGATGATGGACTATCAAGGCATCCCGCTTCTTGTCCAGCAGGAGGAAAACAAGTATCGGGTGATCAGGATCATGAGCAGTGACCCGGCACATTACCTCAATGACCAACTTTACCCGGGGGGATTCATCGGTAATTAAGCAAGAAAGAGGATTTTCGTGGAAATAGTGGATATGCTATACTATACTTAATAGAGTGATGATCATACGATACATTTACCGGGAAGGGTCTGACACCTTAGGCACGCGTTTTGCCCCAAAGGGTCAGCCCTTTCTTCATCTTTATGTACATAACGAGAAAGACTTCAACAGAATTTAGGTGAATTGGATTGGCGAAAAGAAAAAAAAGAAAAAAGCGGTCAACAACGACGTCGACATTAAAACAAACGATCAAGTATGAAATCATCGGCTTGATCCTCGTTGCATTGAGCTTGATATCGATTATTGAGCTGGGTGCCGTAGGGAAGGCGCTGGTCTATTTTGACCGTTTCTTCCTGGGTGAGTGGTATATGGTTGCCCTGCTCTGGGTGCTCTATGTCGCAGGCTACCTTATGGTGAAGCGGGAGGTGCCCGTATTATTCAGCAGGAGACTTGTAGGGATTTATATCATCATTGCCAGCTTCTTGCTGTTAAGTCACGTGAAATTATTCGACCTGCTCTCTAACGAAGGGTCATTTGACAATCCAAGTGTCATCATGAATACATGGGACCTGTATTGGATGGACGTAAGGGGAGAGACGAGCACGTCGGACCTCGGCGGAGGGATGATCGGAAGCATATTGTTTGCTGTTTCATACTTCCTCTTTGATTCAGAAGGAGCAAGGATCGTCAGTGCTACTTTCATCTTGATCGGGATCATATTGGTGACAGGAAAGTCCATCGGGGATGTTCTCGGGAAAGCAGGAAACCGCTTCGGGGCATTCATGAAGGACCAGTGGTCTGCATTTAAGCAGGATATGAGTGATTGGAAGGAAGACCAATCAAAGAAGAAAGAGAGAAAGCTACAGGAAAAGAAGGAATCGAAAAAAAGGGAAGATGATGATCCGGTTATTCCCGAACCACAAGCAGGAGAAACAAGTGAACCGATCATATCAAACTTTGCAGAACGTGCTTACGGTATGTCCCAGCCAAAAGATGAAGGACCTGCTGCAGCGGTTGACCATAAGGAGGAAGCTCCACCGCATGAGGAGCAGGTACCTGAAGGGGAAGAAGATCCTGCACCTCCGATTACATTCACAGAGGTAGAAAATAAGGATTATCAACTACCATCAATCTCTTTATTGAAGAGTCCAAGAAAAACAGATCAAAGCAATGAATATCAGCTGATCCATGCCAATGCAGCCAAATTGGAGAGAACATTCCAAAGCTTTGGCGTGAAAGCGAAAGTGACACAGGTACATCTCGGACCGGCTGTCACCAAGTATGAAGTGCACCCTGATGTCGGTGTGAAGGTCAGCCGCATTGTGAATCTGAGCGATGACCTGGCATTGGCTCTCGCGGCGAAAGATATCCGGATCGAAGCACCGATACCGGGTAAGTCAGCGATCGGGATCGAAGTGCCGAATTCTGAAGTGGCGATGGTCTCACTAAGGGAAGTACTCGAGGCGAAAGAACATAACAAACCGGATGCCAAACTTCAAATCGGCCTCGGCCGGGACATCACCGGGGAAGCAGTATTGGCAGAATTGAATAAAATGCCCCACCTCCTCGTTGCAGGTGCGACAGGAAGCGGGAAGAGTGTGTGTATAAACGGCATCATCACAAGCATCCTTATGCGGGCAAAGCCACATGAGGTCAAACTGATGATGATTGACCCGAAGATGGTAGAATTAAATGTCTACAATGGAGTGCCGCATCTGCTGGCCCCTGTAGTGACTGACGCCAAGAAAGCCTCCCAGGCCTTAAAGAAGGTCGTAAGTGAGATGGAGCGGAGATATGAGTTATTCTCGCATACGGGAACAAGAAATATTGAAGGATACAATGATTATGTCAAAAGGCAAAACAATGAAAATGAAGAGAAACAGCCTCTCTTGCCTTACATCGTGGTCATCGTTGATGAGCTCGCTGATTTGATGATGGTTGCTTCAAACGATGTGGAAGATGCGATCACAAGGCTTGCCCAGATGGCCCGTGCAGCAGGCATCCATCTGATCATCGCCACACAGCGCCCTTCTGTGGATGTCATCACCGGCGTCATTAAAGCGAATATCCCATCCAGGATCGCCTTTGCCGTGTCATCCATGACAGATTCCAGGACGATACTGGATTCAGGAGGCGCTGAGAAGCTTCTTGGCAGGGGTGATATGCTCTTCATGCCGGTCGGTGCTTCCAAGCCGACAAGGGTGCAAGGGGCCTTCTTATCCGATGAAGAGGTGGAAGAAATCGTTGATTTTGTCATCTCTCAGCAGAAAGCCCAATATCAGGAAGAAATGATTCCTGATGAAATTCAGGAAGACGATAGAACTGGCGAAGCGGAAGATGAATTATATGACGATGCCGTCCAGCTTATTGCCGAAATGCAGACAGCTTCCGTATCCATGCTTCAAAGAAGATTCAGGATCGGTTATACCCGCGCAGCGAGACTGATCGATGAAATGGAAGTAAGGGGTGTAGTAGGCCCTTATGAAGGAAGCAAGCCAAGAACGGTCTTGGTCGGAAAGCCTTCTGAAGAGCAAAGTTCATAGTGAAAAGGTGTGTTACCCTATTCGAAAATGAATAGCGTGACGCACCTTTTTTTTATGTTATGAAATGTTTATCAGTGGTAACTCCCTAGGGCCCCCTTTTTTTATCCACTAATGTGACATACTATTAAAAGCGTTTCCATTAATTATGGTGGTTTATTCCATTTGTAATTATTACCAATCCATCACACACTTTATGTAAATAGTAAACTAGAATATTCCATGTAAACCCATACATGTAGTAAAATTCTCCTATTTACTGGAATAAAAGAAGTGTAAATTATCATTCATTTCATTTTTTTCGACAAAATCACACAATACTATTTATTTATGAAAAGAAAAGTGTTATAGTATTTTCGATTAGTAGGAAAGATATACATCAGAGGTCTGAT
The nucleotide sequence above comes from Bacillus sp. KH172YL63. Encoded proteins:
- the dapA gene encoding 4-hydroxy-tetrahydrodipicolinate synthase codes for the protein MNFGRVSTAMVTPFDRKGNIDFAKTTQLIHYLIDNGSDSLVVGGTTGESPTLTKEEKVALFRHTVKVVDGRVPVIAGTGSNNTHSSIELTKKAEEAGVDAVMLVTPYYNKPSQEGMYQHFKAIAESTLLPVMLYNIPGRSSVNMLPETIIRLSEIENITAVKEASGDLDSMTEIISRTSDDFLLYSGDDGLTLPILSVGGTGVVSVASHVIGNHMQEMISLFVEGNPVEAAVMHQKLLPVMKGLFTSPNPTPVKTALQINGLDVGSVRLPLIPLTEVERAKLSQVLQTLS
- a CDS encoding ribonuclease J; this encodes MGKTKNESIKIIPLGGVGEIGKNMYVIEVDQEIFVIDAGLMFPENEMLGIDIVIPDIQYLIENKERVKGIFLTHGHEDSIGAISYLIGKIKAPVYGTRLTNALVKARMKDEHVREDVKFYTVHSDSHLTFDGVSVTFFKTTHSIPDSVGVCIHTSEGVIVHTGEFKFDQSAKHFYRPDLGKMAQIGEKGVLCLLSDSIGAERPGYTTSEAVMEQHITKSLRTASGRVIVACFASNLIRLQQVFDAAEQNKRKVAVVGKSLKRVYDVALKLGYLHVRDEMIIGIDEIEEYPKDEILIIATGTQGEPFEALQRMSKRSHRLVNIEEGDTVLITANPSPGMEVITGKTIDMLYRAGAEVLIPTKEEQVSGHGSQEDLKFMLNIMKPKYFIPIQGEYKMLVAHTQVAHDTGLPYKQIFILDKGDVLQYKDGKMRMNGRVQAGNVLIDGIGVGDVGNIVLRDRKLLSEDGVFTVVVTINRKSKSIVSGPEIISRGFVYVRESEELMGEAGDIVASVVHSYLQKGSFEWTTIKQDIRDQLNYYLFNKTRRRPMILPIIMEV
- a CDS encoding ClpP family protease: MGDQPNKGQDDHKEKPSGLMEKIQQLGQTSVPQLSQDSNIHCLTIVGQIEGHMQLPPQNKTTKYEHVIPQLVAIEQNPKIEGLVVILNTVGGDVEAGLAISEMIASLSKPTVSVVLGGGHSIGVPIAVSCNFSYIASTATMTIHPVRLTGLVIGVPQTFEYLDKMQERVVSFVTKHSNVSEEDFKDLMFAKGNLTRDIGTNVVGEDAVGYGLIDGIGGIGSAIKKINELIDIKKQADQQEGLVQ
- a CDS encoding YlzJ-like family protein — its product is MILYTMVPDDLIYPTDESVFSGQMMMDYQGIPLLVQQEENKYRVIRIMSSDPAHYLNDQLYPGGFIGN
- a CDS encoding DNA translocase FtsK, with product MAKRKKRKKRSTTTSTLKQTIKYEIIGLILVALSLISIIELGAVGKALVYFDRFFLGEWYMVALLWVLYVAGYLMVKREVPVLFSRRLVGIYIIIASFLLLSHVKLFDLLSNEGSFDNPSVIMNTWDLYWMDVRGETSTSDLGGGMIGSILFAVSYFLFDSEGARIVSATFILIGIILVTGKSIGDVLGKAGNRFGAFMKDQWSAFKQDMSDWKEDQSKKKERKLQEKKESKKREDDDPVIPEPQAGETSEPIISNFAERAYGMSQPKDEGPAAAVDHKEEAPPHEEQVPEGEEDPAPPITFTEVENKDYQLPSISLLKSPRKTDQSNEYQLIHANAAKLERTFQSFGVKAKVTQVHLGPAVTKYEVHPDVGVKVSRIVNLSDDLALALAAKDIRIEAPIPGKSAIGIEVPNSEVAMVSLREVLEAKEHNKPDAKLQIGLGRDITGEAVLAELNKMPHLLVAGATGSGKSVCINGIITSILMRAKPHEVKLMMIDPKMVELNVYNGVPHLLAPVVTDAKKASQALKKVVSEMERRYELFSHTGTRNIEGYNDYVKRQNNENEEKQPLLPYIVVIVDELADLMMVASNDVEDAITRLAQMARAAGIHLIIATQRPSVDVITGVIKANIPSRIAFAVSSMTDSRTILDSGGAEKLLGRGDMLFMPVGASKPTRVQGAFLSDEEVEEIVDFVISQQKAQYQEEMIPDEIQEDDRTGEAEDELYDDAVQLIAEMQTASVSMLQRRFRIGYTRAARLIDEMEVRGVVGPYEGSKPRTVLVGKPSEEQSS